One window of the Natrinema sp. CBA1119 genome contains the following:
- a CDS encoding 30S ribosomal protein S6e, protein MASFTVVVGDPESGSSYQLEAEEQDANRFMGKSIGEEVDGGSVGLDGYTLEITGGSDEAGRPLNGEVSGPNLSQVLMTGRQTGYRPDRDGERRRITVRGSEISDAVAQVNASIAERGSTDVDDLLGEGGDDDE, encoded by the coding sequence ATGGCAAGTTTCACGGTCGTTGTCGGCGACCCCGAATCCGGGTCGTCCTATCAGCTCGAGGCGGAGGAACAGGACGCGAACCGATTCATGGGCAAGTCGATCGGCGAGGAGGTCGACGGCGGCTCGGTCGGCCTCGACGGCTACACGCTCGAGATCACCGGCGGCTCCGACGAAGCGGGCCGCCCGCTCAACGGCGAGGTCTCCGGCCCGAATCTGTCGCAAGTGCTGATGACCGGCCGACAGACGGGGTACCGTCCGGACCGTGACGGTGAGCGTCGCCGGATCACGGTTCGCGGTAGCGAGATTTCCGACGCCGTCGCGCAGGTCAACGCCTCGATCGCCGAGCGCGGGAGCACCGACGTCGACGACCTCCTCGGCGAGGGCGGCGACGACGACGAGTAA
- a CDS encoding PadR family transcriptional regulator, with product MREDTPNTESVLDELSRAATADNQSESYDISLGSTDDTTRDVERELDELMAQVNSALPTDEVQFDEDIIKENLDEILLMLIALHEETHGKELLSDLTHLFGAQLSPGTVYPSLHNLEEEDVLSMHAKVRTKEYSIADEEYVRATVEQTMVQHLAFGLLLYAFLPRL from the coding sequence ATGCGTGAGGACACTCCAAATACCGAATCCGTGCTCGACGAGTTGTCGAGAGCGGCGACTGCGGACAACCAGTCGGAATCGTACGATATCTCGCTCGGATCGACCGACGATACGACCAGAGACGTCGAACGCGAACTCGACGAACTGATGGCGCAGGTAAACAGCGCGCTCCCGACCGACGAGGTCCAGTTCGACGAGGACATCATCAAGGAGAACTTAGACGAAATCCTCCTGATGCTCATCGCGCTCCACGAAGAAACACACGGGAAAGAGCTCCTCTCGGATCTCACCCACCTCTTCGGAGCCCAGCTCAGTCCGGGCACCGTCTATCCGAGCCTCCACAACTTAGAGGAGGAGGACGTGCTCTCGATGCATGCCAAGGTCAGAACCAAGGAGTACTCGATCGCCGACGAGGAGTACGTCCGTGCGACCGTCGAGCAGACGATGGTACAGCACCTCGCCTTCGGCCTGCTGCTGTACGCGTTTCTGCCGCGGCTCTAA
- a CDS encoding FlaD/FlaE family flagellar protein, producing MPDQKPYLQTLERSAGRTNATIQWARFLGETFGTTGALNCLRYYEDLGWISPLVREQMTSYLRGLSLGEIHNKRYDEPTTLEYPLESLSGTLFSAHAQTLEYIAKIRGDDLEEHVMVARMAERRVERRIDDDEDDGDEPNEMVSIIRDGPSHH from the coding sequence ATGCCAGATCAAAAACCATATCTCCAGACGCTCGAGCGATCGGCCGGGCGAACCAACGCCACCATCCAGTGGGCTCGCTTTCTCGGCGAGACCTTCGGCACGACGGGCGCGCTGAACTGCCTGCGGTACTACGAGGACCTGGGCTGGATCAGCCCGCTCGTCCGCGAGCAGATGACCTCGTACCTTCGCGGGCTCTCGCTCGGAGAGATCCACAACAAACGCTACGACGAACCGACGACGCTCGAGTATCCCCTCGAATCCCTGAGCGGGACGCTCTTCAGCGCCCACGCTCAGACCCTCGAGTATATCGCGAAGATCCGGGGCGACGACCTCGAGGAACACGTGATGGTCGCACGGATGGCCGAGCGGCGAGTCGAACGGCGCATCGATGATGACGAGGACGACGGCGACGAACCGAACGAGATGGTAAGCATCATCCGTGACGGGCCATCACATCACTGA
- the flaJ gene encoding archaellar assembly protein FlaJ encodes MSTDSQSAPDMSTRSALESLNMAYANMEMGASRYLLLVIAPAFVFFIGTGIAVVVLGLSLLIGLPVILLGLLAMVVAIIYPKLAQDRKRKQIRQRFHLFLTHITVLSMTNINRVEIFRTLAEEDEYDALAEEMGHLVAMVDTWNQSLDDACRLRAKQTTSPLLTDFLERLAYTVGGGQQISEFLIDEQDTIIQQFVTRYEADLGKLDVMKELYMSMMLSVAFILVFAIVLPILTGTSPTLLIGGTIAMFTIVQVAFIYAVHVISPYDPLWYIEETEGTGPLTRIPRALAIGIGCSILLAVVMGLALFGIVPGIASRVPLPIMVAIPVTPLLLPGWRMRQEEQKVKVRDGEFPSFIRALGAVESVKQTSTGSVLESLRRKDFGALTDNVDALYKRLNMRIDDIRSWRLFAAETGSYLIQKFGDMYVVGRQMGGDPKVLGQVISENQNEVLKVREQRDQATMTLIGVLYGITASAVFSFFVGLEVVEIMMEITSGMDLQSQGSFTGGLLSTEQYDIQMIEYLLLLTIVINAALSAIMIRLTDRGHIISALVHFVFLTWLGAVIAVITEYVVGMAISV; translated from the coding sequence ATGTCAACAGACTCTCAGTCCGCGCCCGATATGAGCACTCGATCGGCCCTCGAGTCGCTCAACATGGCGTACGCGAACATGGAGATGGGCGCCTCGCGGTATCTGCTCCTCGTCATCGCGCCCGCGTTCGTGTTCTTCATCGGGACTGGAATCGCCGTCGTCGTGCTCGGGCTCTCGCTGCTGATCGGCCTCCCGGTCATCCTCCTGGGACTGCTGGCGATGGTCGTCGCGATCATCTACCCCAAGCTGGCCCAGGACCGAAAGCGCAAGCAGATTCGCCAGCGCTTTCACCTCTTTTTGACCCACATCACCGTCCTCTCGATGACGAACATCAACCGCGTCGAGATCTTCCGTACCCTCGCGGAAGAAGACGAGTACGATGCCTTAGCCGAGGAGATGGGACATCTCGTCGCGATGGTCGACACCTGGAACCAGAGCCTCGACGACGCCTGCCGGCTCCGCGCCAAACAGACGACGAGTCCTCTCCTGACAGACTTCCTCGAGCGGCTGGCGTACACGGTCGGCGGCGGCCAGCAGATCAGCGAGTTCCTGATCGACGAACAGGACACGATCATCCAGCAGTTCGTTACCCGATACGAGGCGGACCTGGGGAAACTCGACGTGATGAAGGAGCTGTACATGTCGATGATGCTGTCGGTGGCGTTCATCCTCGTGTTCGCGATCGTGCTGCCGATCCTGACCGGAACGAGCCCGACGCTGTTGATCGGCGGCACCATCGCCATGTTCACGATCGTCCAGGTCGCGTTCATCTACGCGGTCCACGTCATCTCGCCGTACGATCCCCTCTGGTATATCGAGGAGACGGAAGGGACCGGCCCGCTCACCCGGATTCCGCGAGCGCTCGCGATCGGTATCGGCTGTAGCATCCTCCTCGCCGTCGTGATGGGACTAGCCCTCTTCGGGATCGTGCCGGGGATCGCCAGCCGCGTCCCGCTACCGATCATGGTTGCGATCCCCGTAACGCCGCTGCTCCTCCCCGGGTGGCGGATGCGACAGGAAGAACAGAAAGTCAAGGTCCGCGACGGGGAGTTCCCCAGCTTCATCCGCGCGCTCGGTGCCGTCGAGAGCGTCAAACAGACCTCGACCGGGAGCGTCCTCGAGAGCCTCCGGCGCAAGGACTTCGGGGCGTTGACCGACAACGTCGACGCGCTGTACAAGCGGCTCAACATGCGAATCGACGACATCCGCTCGTGGCGGCTGTTCGCGGCGGAGACCGGCTCCTATCTCATCCAAAAGTTCGGTGACATGTACGTCGTCGGTCGCCAGATGGGAGGTGATCCGAAGGTCCTCGGGCAGGTCATCAGCGAGAACCAGAACGAAGTGCTCAAAGTCCGCGAGCAACGGGATCAGGCGACGATGACCTTGATCGGCGTCCTCTACGGCATCACCGCCTCGGCCGTCTTCTCGTTTTTCGTCGGTCTCGAGGTCGTCGAGATCATGATGGAAATCACGAGCGGGATGGACCTCCAGAGCCAGGGCAGTTTCACCGGGGGGCTGCTCAGTACCGAGCAGTACGATATTCAGATGATCGAGTACCTGTTACTCCTGACGATCGTCATCAACGCCGCGCTCTCGGCGATCATGATTCGACTCACCGACCGCGGCCACATTATCAGCGCGCTGGTTCACTTCGTCTTCCTGACGTGGCTCGGTGCCGTGATCGCGGTCATCACGGAGTACGTCGTCGGGATGGCTATCAGCGTGTAG
- a CDS encoding type II/IV secretion system ATPase subunit, which yields MSDFGSARLENELDALADEHPHLREHLEWFHEEYGEYPKLIDEPSEEWESNRPNVIYEAETPIFCHVYGDMGIDTTYYCVEPTLEDEDKALYDRIRQRILDKSVTRPAPGDNEEFEEHLDELLDEVIEVTSGITGQSIGRLKSLGTSKVSLSQDQFTRLRYQLQRDIVGLGPLEPVMADTANEDIHVIGPKQCYLDHGTYGMISATVDFGTPEEFEQWLRNMGERMNHPISDSDPIIDATLPDGSRINIIYSDDVSVQGPSMTIRQGEEIPLSVFQITKWGTLSPELAAYLWLCLENEQTVFVVGETASGKTTTLNAALSFIPRDAKIYTAEDTSEVIPPHNTWQQLLTREGSGDESADVDMFDLVAAALRSRPDYIVVGEVRGAEGQMAFQAAQTGHPVMLTFHASDIVSMIQRFTGAPINVPETFMDNCDVALFQNRVKQGDDVLRRVTSVQEIEGYSDYEGGVVTRQAFKWDPRDDEVAFTGRNNSFVLEEQIATLLGYQDTRKIYDELDRRAEIIRQLIDADVLGYHEVNDAIAGFHRDGLEGLPIRISGIDQFA from the coding sequence ATGTCCGACTTCGGGAGCGCACGACTCGAGAACGAACTCGACGCATTGGCCGACGAGCACCCCCACCTGCGGGAACACCTCGAGTGGTTTCACGAGGAGTACGGCGAGTACCCGAAACTCATCGACGAACCGTCCGAAGAGTGGGAGTCGAACCGACCGAACGTCATCTACGAGGCCGAGACACCCATATTCTGTCACGTCTACGGCGATATGGGGATCGACACCACCTACTACTGCGTCGAACCGACCCTCGAGGACGAGGACAAGGCGCTGTACGACCGGATTCGCCAGCGGATCCTCGACAAGAGCGTGACCCGACCCGCACCGGGCGACAACGAGGAGTTCGAGGAGCACCTGGACGAACTCCTGGACGAAGTCATCGAAGTCACGTCGGGAATCACCGGGCAGTCGATCGGTCGGCTCAAGTCCTTGGGCACCAGCAAGGTCTCGCTCTCGCAGGATCAGTTCACCCGGTTGCGCTACCAGCTCCAGCGCGATATCGTCGGCCTTGGCCCGCTGGAACCGGTGATGGCCGACACGGCCAACGAGGACATCCACGTCATCGGTCCGAAGCAGTGTTACCTCGATCACGGCACGTACGGCATGATCTCGGCCACCGTGGACTTCGGGACGCCCGAGGAGTTCGAGCAGTGGCTCCGGAACATGGGCGAGCGGATGAATCACCCGATCAGCGACTCCGATCCGATCATCGACGCGACCCTGCCCGACGGCTCGCGTATCAACATCATCTACTCCGACGATGTCTCCGTCCAGGGGCCCTCGATGACCATCCGACAGGGCGAGGAAATCCCGCTGTCGGTCTTCCAGATCACGAAGTGGGGGACGCTCTCTCCCGAACTGGCGGCCTACCTCTGGCTCTGCCTCGAGAACGAGCAGACCGTGTTCGTCGTCGGCGAAACGGCTTCGGGAAAGACGACGACGCTGAACGCGGCGCTGTCGTTCATTCCGCGCGACGCGAAGATCTACACGGCGGAGGATACGTCGGAGGTCATTCCGCCGCACAACACCTGGCAGCAGCTGCTCACCCGCGAGGGATCCGGCGACGAGTCGGCCGACGTGGACATGTTCGACCTGGTCGCGGCAGCGCTCCGATCGCGGCCCGACTACATCGTCGTGGGCGAGGTCCGCGGGGCAGAGGGGCAGATGGCGTTCCAGGCGGCCCAGACTGGCCACCCCGTCATGCTGACCTTCCACGCCAGCGACATCGTCTCGATGATCCAGCGCTTTACCGGAGCGCCGATCAACGTCCCCGAGACGTTCATGGACAACTGCGATGTCGCGCTGTTCCAGAACCGGGTCAAGCAGGGCGACGACGTCCTCCGACGGGTAACCTCGGTCCAGGAGATCGAGGGCTACTCCGACTACGAGGGTGGTGTCGTCACCCGGCAGGCGTTCAAGTGGGACCCCCGCGACGACGAGGTCGCCTTTACGGGTCGAAACAACTCCTTCGTCCTTGAGGAGCAGATCGCGACGCTGCTGGGCTATCAGGACACCCGGAAAATCTACGACGAACTCGACCGTCGGGCGGAGATCATCCGCCAGCTCATCGACGCCGACGTGCTGGGCTACCACGAGGTCAACGACGCGATCGCCGGCTTCCATCGCGACGGCCTCGAGGGGCTGCCCATCCGGATCAGCGGCATCGACCAGTTCGCCTGA
- a CDS encoding ATPase domain-containing protein produces the protein MTDYYSIGLTDQDRVNTAIGGGIPAGSIMLIEGQDGAGKSALSQRFSYGIASEDAYVTYISTELESWEFVQQMHSLSYDVVDLLLDEQLLFLHANIDTHDEGQERQLLARLASAETLWKADVVFVDTLSALLRNDPNYEGVIEAGDEDHVIQRLVTFLRQMTMKDKSVVLTVDPTSVREDALRPLRNMADIYFQIETNTVGQEIRRKVLVRRFQNMKSPVDDSIGFTVQQGRGVSIVSRTVA, from the coding sequence ATGACAGACTACTACTCCATCGGGCTGACCGATCAGGACCGCGTGAACACAGCGATCGGCGGCGGGATTCCAGCCGGGAGCATCATGCTCATCGAAGGCCAAGACGGCGCTGGCAAAAGCGCCCTCTCCCAGCGCTTTTCCTACGGGATCGCCTCAGAGGACGCCTACGTCACCTACATCTCCACGGAGCTCGAGTCCTGGGAGTTCGTCCAGCAGATGCACTCGCTGTCCTACGACGTGGTCGATCTGCTGTTGGACGAACAGTTACTGTTCTTGCACGCGAACATCGACACCCACGACGAGGGGCAAGAACGCCAGCTCCTCGCGCGACTCGCGAGCGCGGAGACGCTCTGGAAGGCCGACGTGGTCTTCGTCGATACCCTCTCAGCGCTGTTGCGGAACGATCCCAACTACGAGGGCGTCATCGAAGCGGGTGACGAGGATCACGTCATTCAACGGCTCGTCACGTTCCTGCGCCAGATGACGATGAAGGACAAGTCGGTCGTGCTGACGGTCGATCCGACGAGCGTCCGCGAGGACGCGTTGCGACCGCTGCGGAACATGGCCGACATCTACTTCCAGATCGAGACGAACACGGTCGGCCAGGAGATCAGACGAAAGGTCCTGGTCCGACGCTTCCAGAACATGAAGAGTCCGGTCGACGACTCCATCGGCTTCACCGTCCAACAGGGACGAGGGGTCTCGATCGTCAGCAGGACGGTGGCCTAA
- a CDS encoding flagellar protein G: MAGDSVSTLILFIAAMLVAAGVAGTLVTNVNDLSNSVDSQSGDMTDKIDTDIEIISDPGSRAVYNSSGAENITLLVKNTGRKTLTADSTVLDVLVNGSYVSSDEFTVAVTDGGPWRDGTVAEFEISRSLATGEEHRVSVTVNGAEEVFEFYVP; the protein is encoded by the coding sequence ATGGCCGGTGACTCCGTTTCGACGCTGATCCTGTTCATCGCCGCGATGCTGGTCGCCGCCGGCGTCGCCGGCACGCTGGTGACCAACGTCAACGACCTCAGCAATTCGGTCGACAGCCAGAGCGGCGACATGACGGACAAAATCGATACCGACATCGAGATCATCAGCGATCCGGGAAGCCGCGCGGTGTACAACTCGAGCGGCGCGGAGAACATCACGCTCCTCGTGAAGAACACGGGCCGAAAGACACTCACGGCCGACAGCACCGTACTCGACGTGCTGGTCAACGGCTCGTACGTCTCGAGCGATGAGTTTACCGTCGCGGTCACGGACGGCGGCCCCTGGCGGGACGGAACGGTCGCCGAATTCGAGATCTCCCGGTCACTCGCGACGGGCGAGGAGCACCGGGTTAGCGTGACCGTCAACGGTGCGGAGGAGGTGTTCGAATTCTACGTCCCATGA
- a CDS encoding flagellin, with translation MGFSTSGATAIIFVGVLVAAGIAYPVFHSAQEERRTAIQDRDDRTLSMRNTAIAVDSWSYNESGNDNFTMSVNNTGSATLSVAETDLLVDGVYRTRDSYVTRVEGSAERELWQPGETLHVTVANRTPEPDRVKLVTEHGIAETVTEVGG, from the coding sequence GTGGGGTTCAGTACCAGTGGCGCGACGGCGATCATCTTCGTCGGCGTGCTGGTCGCCGCGGGGATCGCCTATCCGGTCTTTCACTCGGCACAAGAGGAGCGACGGACGGCGATACAGGACCGCGACGATCGGACGCTGTCGATGCGAAACACCGCTATCGCGGTCGACTCGTGGAGCTACAACGAGAGCGGCAACGACAACTTTACTATGAGCGTGAACAACACCGGTTCGGCGACGCTCTCGGTCGCCGAGACGGATCTGCTGGTCGACGGCGTCTACCGGACGCGAGACTCGTACGTGACGCGTGTCGAGGGGAGTGCCGAACGGGAGCTGTGGCAGCCCGGCGAGACGCTGCACGTGACGGTAGCCAACAGGACGCCCGAACCGGACAGGGTAAAACTGGTGACCGAACACGGAATCGCCGAGACGGTAACGGAGGTCGGCGGGTGA